The sequence GAGGCGGCGAGACTTCGGGCAAGGGTCGCTGGCCTCATTCAGCGGCGGCCCTGGCCGTTTCCCTGTACGTATGTGCATGGTTTTTTCAACGTTTTGCGTCATTCCCGAAACGCACGTGGTACCAACAAATGCCATCCTTTTTGACTGAGCGACTGCGACTCCTGTTTCTCTGATTGTACCGTCCGCGAGATTGAGAACGTCTTCGATTAAATGAACCGGAAGCTACCTCCTCGATTGCTGCCGTCATATTTGCTAGCTTAGTAGTCACTAGGGAAAGCTTCTCGAAAAGGGCACCGAGGTCTACCTGGCCTGGGACCGTTCGTATCGGTCGAAATTCTTCTGATCCTGAGTTGCCAGGATGGCTTGCGCGGCTGTTGGCAGTCGACCGAGCCAGAGAGGTCGTAAGACGGTATCTGGAAAAACATTGCCCGCGAGTCCTCGAAGGTGTCTCAAGAACTGTGATGGCGTCTGGTCGCCTATTTCCTCATGCTCTAAGAGCCGTCGCGTTTTTTGGTCTTGAGATGCACTTAACCGGTCGATGAGCTGAGCTTTTAAATTCGCGTATGTCCAACTAGGGTCTCCCTCGGGCAGAGTCAAAATATCGCGCACTTCTGCGGTGTATTTAGCGTCCAAGTTTTCCGCGATATA is a genomic window of Belonocnema kinseyi isolate 2016_QV_RU_SX_M_011 chromosome 8, B_treatae_v1, whole genome shotgun sequence containing:
- the LOC117178518 gene encoding uncharacterized protein LOC117178518 codes for the protein MWFAQIATQFALSNVQNNTTKFNYIAENLDAKYTAEVRDILTLPEGDPSWTYANLKAQLIDRLSASQDQKTRRLLEHEEIGDQTPSQFLRHLRGLAGNVFPDTVLRPLWLGRLPTAAQAILATQDQKNFDRYERSQAR